A window of the Echeneis naucrates chromosome 3, fEcheNa1.1, whole genome shotgun sequence genome harbors these coding sequences:
- the LOC115041570 gene encoding high choriolytic enzyme 1-like, with translation MTLKMTPSVSLLLLLLLGLSQAQPIEEAYDQEEVPDYMDISTRILTTNNATDEFLVEGDLLAPTSRNAMTCWSQSCLWKKGSNGMVTIPYVMSSQFSSWESQKIERAMKSFHSRTCIRFVPYSNQRDYISVENKGGCFSALGRQGGRQVLSLNKQGCIYHGIIQHEFNHALGFQHEQTRSDRDSYVRINWENIEPSMAYNFQKANTNNLNTPYDYSSIMHYGRTAFSIAYGKETITPIPNPNVQIGQRQGMSRWDITRINKLYGC, from the coding sequence ATGACCCTGAAGATGACTCCCTctgtcagcctgctgctgctgctcctgctcggCCTCTCTCAGGCTCAGCCTATCGAGGAGGCATATGACCAAGAAGAAGTCCCAGACTATATGGACATCAGCACCAGAATTCTGACCACCAACAATGCCACCGATGAGTTCCTGGTGGAAGGAGACCTGCTGGCTCCCACAAGCAGAAATGCCATGACGTGCTGGTCCCAGAGCTGCCTGTGGAAGAAAGGCTCCAACGGCATGGTGACGATCCCATACGTTATGAGCAGTCAGTTCAGCAGCTGGGAGAGTCAGAAGATCGAACGGGCCATGAAGTCTTTCCACAGCAGAACCTGCATCCGTTTCGTCCCCTATAGCAACCAGCGTGACTACATTAGTGTGGAGAACAAAGGCGGATGTTTCTCCGCTCTGGGCAGACAGGGAGGCAGACAGGTGCTCTCTCTCAACAAGCAGGGCTGCATCTACCACGGCATCATCCAGCACGAGTTCAACCACGCTCTGGGCTTCCAGCACGAGCAAACCAGAAGTGACCGCGACTCCTACGTCAGGATCAACTGGGAGAACATCGAGCCATCCATGGCCTACAACTTCCAAAAGGCGAACACCAACAACCTCAACACTCCCTACGACTACTCCTCCATCATGCACTATGGAAGAACCGCCTTCTCCATCGCGTACGGGAAGGAAACCATTACCCCCATCCCCAACCCCAATGTCCAGA